In Gemmatimonadota bacterium, the sequence TCCCGGATCTCCTGTTCGCTCCGCTTGCGGAAGGACAGGTCGAAGACCGAGCTGAGCACCAGCAGACCTTCGTCCGTGTCGATGGGGCTCAAGCCGATCTCGACGGGGAACTCCGTTCCGTTCTGTCTGCGCGCGTACAGCTCGCGACCGGCCCCCATCATGCGGGGTTGCGGCTGACGCGTGTAGCCGTGACGGTCCTCCTCGTGGTAGCCGCGGAAGCGGTCCGGAACCAGCACCTCGATGGGCCGGCCGACGAGCTCGTCCTGCCGATACCCGAACATGCGCTCGGCCGCCGCGTTGAGCGAGGCGACGGTGCCGTCGCGCCACGTGGCGATGATCGCGTTCGGAGCCTGCTCGACGAGGAGGCGGAACCGCTCCTCCGCCCGTTCGCGCTCGCTCAGGTCGGACAGGAAGGCACTGTAGGTGCCTCCGTGCGTGGGACTGGCCCGGGTCAGCACCAGCTCGACAGGGATCTCCGACCGGTCCCGGTGCAGCGCCCGGACCTGCACCCGCCGATCCAGGAACGGCGTCGGGTCGTCACGGAGCGCGTCGACAACGGCAGCGGTCTCGGGGTCCGTCGGAGCCTGGGGGAGCAGGAGCCGGCCCAGCGTGCTGCCGAGCGCTTCCGATCCGGCCCACCCGAACAGGCTCTCCGCACGAGGATTCCAGTAGGTGATGGCCCCTCGTGCATCGAATCCCACCACGGCGTCGAGGGCGCCGTCCAGGATCGAGCGCATGTGTGCTTCGCGCTGGCGGAGCGTCTCGTCCGCGAGGCGCCGGGCCGTCTCCGCCCGCTGCAGGCGACGCGCGCTGATCAGGATCACGGTCGACAGCACCACGATGGTCGCGATCGCCATGAGCGCAACGCCGAACTCGGTGTTCCACCAGCCCAGGCGCTGGCCCCACAGCCGCAGCCATCCCACGCCGACCGGCACGAGGACGGTCGCGACCAGGAGGCCGCGGATCGCCTTGTTGCCCGCGGCGTCGCTCATCAGCACGCCCGAGACCAGGTTGCTGCGGTCCGCCAGGAGGAGGCCGAGCGCGAGCAGGAAGTGCAGCAACGCCGTGTGCACGGCCATCGCCGAGTGGGAGCCGATCGAGTAGAGGGAGCCCAGGTCGTAGAGGTACGCGATCAGCGTGACGCCCGACAGCAGGAGCGCGACCGTCGCGAACGGCCAGACGAAGAAGCGGGACCTGCGGCCGAGCAGGAGCGACACGCCGATGCCGAACGCGAGGAAGCAGGTGGCCGTGAGGGGAGACATCCGGCCGGGTGTGCCGGAGATCAAGACGTCCCGGTCCGGGACCAGGAGCTCATCCAGGCCCAGCGTGGTCCCGAGCACGTCCTGGCTCACGGTGAGGAGCGCCAGGAGCACGACAGCGCCGGCGAGCGTCGCCACCAGCGCGGCCCGGAAGCGAGGGCGGGCTCCGACCGCGACGAGCGCCGACCCCGACAGGATGAACCCGAGGGCGGTGTTCGCCTTCATGGACGCGACCCCGGGGAAGGGCGCGCGCAGGACGGGAAGATCGGCGAACCAGGCGACC encodes:
- a CDS encoding PAS domain S-box protein; amino-acid sequence: MTTDPPRPRARRLEPLSRALGALVALGGGLVLVAWFADLPVLRAPFPGVASMKANTALGFILSGSALVAVGARPRFRAALVATLAGAVVLLALLTVSQDVLGTTLGLDELLVPDRDVLISGTPGRMSPLTATCFLAFGIGVSLLLGRRSRFFVWPFATVALLLSGVTLIAYLYDLGSLYSIGSHSAMAVHTALLHFLLALGLLLADRSNLVSGVLMSDAAGNKAIRGLLVATVLVPVGVGWLRLWGQRLGWWNTEFGVALMAIATIVVLSTVILISARRLQRAETARRLADETLRQREAHMRSILDGALDAVVGFDARGAITYWNPRAESLFGWAGSEALGSTLGRLLLPQAPTDPETAAVVDALRDDPTPFLDRRVQVRALHRDRSEIPVELVLTRASPTHGGTYSAFLSDLSERERAEERFRLLVEQAPNAIIATWRDGTVASLNAAAERMFGYRQDELVGRPIEVLVPDRFRGYHEEDRHGYTRQPQPRMMGAGRELYARRQNGTEFPVEIGLSPIDTDEGLLVLSSVFDLSFRKRSEQEIRDLNARLEQRVQERTNELELANRELERFSYSVSHDLRAPLRHIDGFSVALLEDHLRDLPPEAQQHLHRIRASTQRMGELIDALLALARVTRTPLHRHVVDMSRLAMEIAAAFAQDEPAREVLVDIQPGVEALGDPPLLRIALENLLGNAWKFSSERSPARIAFGVVETTEGDRYFVRDNGVGFDMAYADRVFGAFQRLHPDTEFPGTGVGLATVSRIVARHGGRIWVEAEPDVGATFFFTLPTGAGSSDDAMRPSTALASNGA